The Pan paniscus chromosome 12, NHGRI_mPanPan1-v2.0_pri, whole genome shotgun sequence genome window below encodes:
- the DUSP2 gene encoding dual specificity protein phosphatase 2, whose product MGLEAARELECAALGTLLREPREAERTLLLDCRPFLAFCRRHVRAARPVPWNALLRRRARGPPAAVLACLLPDRALRTRLVRGELARAVVLDEGSASVAELRPDGPAHVLLAALLHETRAGPTAVYFLRGGFDGFQGCCPDLCSEAPAPALPPTGDKTSRSDPRAPVYDQGGPVEILPYLFLGSCSHSSDLQGLQACGITAVLNVSASCPNHFEGLFRYKSIPVEDNQMVEISAWFQEAIGFIDWVKNSGGRVLVHCQAGISRSATICLAYLMQSRRVRLDEAFDFVKQRRGVISPNFSFMGQLLQFETQVLCH is encoded by the exons ATGGGGCTGGAGGCGGCGCGCGAGCTGGAGTGCGCGGCGCTGGGCACGCTGCTGCGGGAGCCGCGGGAGGCGGAACGCACGCTGCTGCTGGACTGCCGCCCCTTCCTGGCCTTCTGCCGGCGCCACGTGCGCGCCGCGCGGCCAGTGCCTTGGAACGCGCTGCTGCGGCGCCGCGCGCGCGGCCCTCCTGCCGCCGTTCTCGCCTGCCTGCTGCCCGACCGCGCGCTGCGGACGCGCCTGGTCCGCGGGGAGCTGGCGCGGGCCGTGGTGCTGGACGAGGGCAGTGCCTCGGTGGCGGAGCTCCGGCCCGACGGCCCGGCTCATGTGCTGCTGGCCGCGCTGCTGCACGAGACCCGCGCGGGGCCCACTGCCGTGTACTTCCTGCGAG GAGGCTTCGACGGCTTCCAGGGCTGCTGTCCCGATCTGTGCTCTGAGGCCCCCGCCCCTGCGCTGCCGCCAACAGGGGACAAAACCAGCCGCTCCGACCCCAGGGCTCCCGTCTACGACCAG GGTGGCCCTGTGGAGATCTTGCCCTACCTGTTCCTGGGCAGCTGCAGCCACTCGTCAGACCTGCAGGGGCTGCAGGCCTGTGGCATCACAGCCGTCCTCAACGTGTCCGCCAGCTGCCCCAACCACTTTGAGGGCCTTTTCCGCTACAAGAGTATCCCTGTGGAGGACAACCAGATGGTGGAGATCAGTGCCTGGTTCCAGGAGGCCATAGGCTTCATTG ACTGGGTGAAGAACAGCGGAGGCCGGGTGCTGGTGCACTGCCAGGCGGGCATCTCGCGCTCTGCCACCATCTGTCTGGCATACCTCATGCAGAGTCGCCGTGTGCGGCTGGACGAGGCCTTTGACTTCGTTAAGCAGCGCCGGGGGGTCATCTCCCCCAACTTCAGTTTCATGGGGCAGCTGCTGCAGTTTGAGACCCAGGTGCTGTGTCACTGA